The region TTGTTATCATCTGAAATATATGTTGCAACTAATCCTTCTGCTGCAATTCTTCCAGCTTTTTTAGCTGCTTTTGCTAATCCTTTTTCTCTCAAGAATTCAACAGCTTTTTCCATGTCTTCATTATTTTCTACTAGTGCTTTTTTGCAATCCATCATACCAGCACCAGTTCTTTCTCTTAACTCTTTTACCATACTAGCAGTTACTGCCATGTTTACACCCTCCATATTCATTTTTATATCGTACTTAATTAATACTTTAATTCATTAGTAATATTTATTATATATCATAGCTACATATTGTTTATTAGTAATTATTAACATTATAATCTCAATCAATACATATTTCAGAATATACAATAAATGCTTCAACCATAGTAGCTGGTTGAAGCATTTTTATAATTACTATTTAGCCTTTGCTTCTGCTTCTTTTGCAGCTTCTTCTATATTATCTTGTGCACCTTGGTTAGCTTCAATAACAGCATCTGCCATCTTAGAAACGATTAATTTGACTGCTCTAATAGCATCATCATTACCAGGGATTACATAATCAACTTCTTCTGGATCACAGTTTGTATCTACAATTGATACAATAGGTATTCCTAAAATATGAGCTTCTTGAATAGCAATCTTTTCTTTTCTTGGATCTACTATAAACATAATATCTGGAATATCTTTCATTTCCTTGATACCGCCAAGATTCTTTTCGAGTTTTTCCATTTCATGTTTTAACTTAATTACTTCTTTTTTTGGTAATAAATCAAAAGTACCGTCTTCTTGCATTCTCTCTAAGTTCTTAAGTCTTCCGATTCTAGTTTGGATTGTTTTAAAGTTTGTTAACATTCCACCTAACCATCTTTGGTTAACATAGAACATTCCACAACGTTCTGATTCTAATTTGATTGCATCTTGAGCTTGTTTTTTAGTACCAACGAATAATACATTACCACCATCTGCTACTGCTTCTTTAATAGCATTGTATGCATCGTCTACTTTACCTACAGTTTTTTGTAAATCGATGATGTAAATTCCATTTCTCTCAGTATAAATATACTCAGCCATTTTTGGATTCCATCTTCTTGTTTGATGTCCAAAATGAACACCTGCTTCTAACAATTGTTTCATTGAAATAACGCTCATGTTATACCTCCATAATTTTGGTTTTTTTCTTCCGCATTCTTCAACTTTTTAGAATACCGTATAAGGCACCTTTCTAAAAATCTGAATACGTGTTTTTTCACGAGTGCTAGTATATCATAATACCCAAAAATAATCAAGCTAATTTGTAAAAATTTTCATTACTTCTTCGTATGTACTATTGATTTTGAATTCATATGTTCCTATTTTAATCTTTCCAGCAATATTGTTAACCATCAAATATTTATCACATTCATCAATATCGTCAATAACTTCATTATCAAATAGTATTTTAGCTGCATCTCTTGAACTCATTCCATACTTGATTTGAATTTTTACTGTATCATTTTCATTATTTTTTTCATCATTATAAGATTCTTTTCTATCTTGTTCATCTATCACTTTATTGTTATCGCTTTGCTTATTCTCTTCTTCGTTATCAACAGGAATTATCATTCCTAATTTTTTAGCTTTTAATATTATTTCTTTATCAGTTAATTCTGTTTTAGATTGTTCATCTTCTACTACCATACCTAATTTTTGGGCTTTTGATATTAAATCTTCATCGCTTATATTTTCGATAGCATTTTTATTAATATTTAAGCCAATGAAATAAAAAATAATGGTAGTAATTATTAAAGTAATACCTACACCTCTAAAAAAATATTTATGTTTGTTCATTATGCACCTCATGAATCCACTATTCTCTTGTTGTTCCTAATTCTAGAATCAATTTAACTTCACCTTTACCTAAAGCCATGATCTTGGCTATATCGGTTATTGAATATCCTTTTTTATGAAAATCGATTATCTTTTGATTCTTGTTTTCTACATTTTGAAAATCAAGAGCATAATCTTCCTCTATTATTTCATCATCATTTTCTATTACTTCAATTTCATTTTTCTTTTTAATACTGTTAATGTTAGATAGTTTTTTAATGTTTTTTTCTTTTTCACATATAAGTTGGTATAAGAATAATAATTCTTTATGTTTATCATTTAATTCCTTTTTGATGAAACTAGAATAATCGTTTAGTTCTAGTATCTTATTACTTATTTCTTTCATTATTTCATCTTTATTCAGATCCATATTTTCAATATCTTTATTTTTAGAAATTAATTCTTCCATCAACTTTTTTTCTGTTTTGGTATCTTCAGACTTTTGAGTTTTGTCTTTTACCATAAAACTCAATACTATAAAAATGATACCAATTATAATGAATGCAATAACAATTATGTTTATATACTCCATGCAAGTTACCTCTTACCATTAAAATTTTATTTTTAATTACTCAATATTCCACTAGATATTTTATGCTTGTAAGCTAATTAAAAGGCTATGCAGAATAATATTATAGTTGAGTTAATTGAGTTAATCATATTCTAATATCTATTTTATTTCTTGTAATACTACGATGATTTTTATCTTTTTCGTTTTCTTTCTTATTATCTTTTTTCTTATTACTGTTTTGGTACTTGTTTTTACCTTTTTTCTTAGCATCCGGTCTAGAATAAGCTTTTTCGTTTTCACCTGACTTAACGACATTTTTAGTTTCATTTTTAACGTTAGCATTTATAGTTTGAGAAATATTTTGTTGATTGATATTTGACTTCTGTTGGTCAAGATG is a window of Vallitalea longa DNA encoding:
- a CDS encoding DUF6115 domain-containing protein, with product MEYINIIVIAFIIIGIIFIVLSFMVKDKTQKSEDTKTEKKLMEELISKNKDIENMDLNKDEIMKEISNKILELNDYSSFIKKELNDKHKELLFLYQLICEKEKNIKKLSNINSIKKKNEIEVIENDDEIIEEDYALDFQNVENKNQKIIDFHKKGYSITDIAKIMALGKGEVKLILELGTTRE
- the rpsB gene encoding 30S ribosomal protein S2, which encodes MSVISMKQLLEAGVHFGHQTRRWNPKMAEYIYTERNGIYIIDLQKTVGKVDDAYNAIKEAVADGGNVLFVGTKKQAQDAIKLESERCGMFYVNQRWLGGMLTNFKTIQTRIGRLKNLERMQEDGTFDLLPKKEVIKLKHEMEKLEKNLGGIKEMKDIPDIMFIVDPRKEKIAIQEAHILGIPIVSIVDTNCDPEEVDYVIPGNDDAIRAVKLIVSKMADAVIEANQGAQDNIEEAAKEAEAKAK